In one Hymenobacter sp. DG25B genomic region, the following are encoded:
- a CDS encoding glycosyltransferase, with amino-acid sequence MISAVAAVVFWLSLLLVAHTYVLFPWLLARQARGRRQNAQVYTADDENLPAVDILLAVHNEEQVIEEKIHSTFTTTYPLDRLTFYIGSDNSADQTHALVERLQQQYPQIRFRPFSQRTGKPGVMEALSREAAAPVLVLTDANVFFAPDTLYHLVKHFCNPAIGLVGGNILNPEHRQEGISGQEKAYLERENLIKYQEGVVWGTMIGAFGGCFAVRRAAYQPAPAHFLVDDFYISLAVLQAGYQAINELQAVCYEDVSDRLPEEFRRKARISAGNFQNLRVFRGLLWPMWSGRAYAFWSHKVLRWFTPFFLLLLLLANTVLVAEGAGWFYGLTLLGQQGLLLLLPLDWLLRQAGIHNRLLRFITHFYSMNAALLLGLWRYLRGIKTTVWQPTQRFQQAAK; translated from the coding sequence ATGATCAGCGCCGTGGCCGCCGTGGTTTTCTGGCTGAGTCTGCTGCTGGTAGCGCATACCTACGTGCTGTTTCCCTGGCTGCTGGCGCGGCAGGCGCGCGGCCGCCGGCAAAATGCGCAGGTATATACGGCTGATGATGAGAACCTGCCCGCCGTGGATATCCTGCTGGCCGTGCACAATGAAGAGCAGGTAATCGAGGAAAAAATTCATTCCACGTTTACCACCACCTACCCGCTGGACCGGCTCACTTTCTACATCGGTTCTGATAATTCTGCCGACCAAACGCATGCCCTGGTAGAGCGCCTGCAGCAGCAATATCCCCAAATCCGGTTCCGGCCTTTCTCCCAGCGCACCGGCAAGCCCGGTGTTATGGAGGCGCTTTCCCGGGAAGCCGCCGCGCCGGTTCTGGTTCTCACGGATGCCAACGTATTTTTTGCGCCCGATACGCTTTACCACCTGGTGAAGCATTTCTGCAACCCGGCTATTGGTTTGGTGGGCGGTAACATCCTGAACCCGGAGCACCGCCAGGAAGGCATTTCCGGCCAGGAAAAAGCGTACCTGGAGCGGGAAAACCTGATTAAGTACCAGGAGGGCGTGGTGTGGGGAACTATGATAGGAGCCTTTGGGGGCTGCTTTGCCGTGCGCCGCGCTGCCTACCAACCGGCCCCGGCCCACTTCCTCGTCGACGACTTCTACATTTCCCTGGCGGTGCTGCAGGCGGGCTATCAGGCTATTAATGAACTGCAGGCAGTATGCTACGAGGACGTATCAGACCGGCTGCCGGAGGAATTCCGGCGCAAGGCGCGCATCTCGGCCGGCAACTTCCAGAACCTGCGCGTGTTCCGCGGGCTGCTCTGGCCGATGTGGTCGGGGCGGGCGTATGCGTTCTGGTCGCACAAAGTGCTTCGCTGGTTTACCCCTTTTTTCCTGCTGCTGCTGCTGCTGGCCAATACCGTGCTGGTGGCAGAAGGAGCCGGCTGGTTTTACGGGCTTACGCTGCTGGGCCAGCAGGGGCTGCTGCTACTACTGCCCCTCGACTGGCTGCTGCGGCAGGCGGGTATCCATAACCGGCTGCTGCGCTTCATTACGCACTTTTACAGCATGAATGCGGCGTTGCTGCTGGGCCTCTGGCGCTACCTGCGCGGTATTAAAACCACCGTCTGGCAGCCCACCCAACGCTTTCAGCAGGCGGCTAAGTAA
- a CDS encoding TetR/AcrR family transcriptional regulator, with the protein MSTALRIELNKNLYLRDPQDTDLGRRLIAESILLIDEIGFEQFTFKKLAARMDSTEASLYRYFENKHRLLVYLMSWYWAWLRFQIRFHTHNVASAPERMRLILGILTRAHHDDPSTTQLDEAALYRLVINEASKAYLTHGVDEDNKVGLFREYKQLVADITLVVREINPAYAYPHALVSTLLEAARKQLFFAWHLPSLTDANPQQAAETEIYAFLESLVFGVLK; encoded by the coding sequence ATGAGCACTGCCCTGCGCATCGAACTAAATAAGAACCTGTACCTGCGCGACCCGCAGGACACAGACCTGGGCCGCCGCCTGATAGCGGAAAGTATTCTGCTGATTGATGAAATTGGCTTTGAGCAGTTTACCTTCAAAAAGCTGGCCGCGCGGATGGATTCCACGGAAGCTTCCCTGTACCGCTACTTTGAGAATAAGCACCGGCTGTTGGTTTATCTGATGTCGTGGTACTGGGCCTGGCTGCGCTTCCAGATTCGGTTTCATACCCACAACGTGGCCAGTGCGCCGGAGCGCATGCGGCTTATCCTGGGCATTCTGACCCGGGCCCATCACGACGACCCCTCCACCACCCAGCTGGATGAAGCCGCACTCTACCGCCTGGTTATCAACGAAGCCTCCAAAGCCTACCTCACGCATGGCGTGGATGAAGACAACAAGGTGGGCCTGTTCCGCGAATACAAACAGCTGGTAGCGGACATTACGCTGGTGGTAAGAGAGATTAACCCGGCCTATGCGTATCCGCATGCCCTGGTAAGCACGCTGCTGGAAGCGGCCCGCAAGCAGCTGTTCTTTGCCTGGCACCTGCCTTCCCTCACTGATGCCAATCCGCAGCAGGCAGCGGAAACCGAAATATATGCGTTTCTGGAATCCCTGGTTTTTGGCGTACTTAAATAA
- a CDS encoding bifunctional 3,4-dihydroxy-2-butanone-4-phosphate synthase/GTP cyclohydrolase II encodes MLDSIEDAIADIRAGKVVIVVDDEDRENEGDFICAARCATPEIVNFMATHGRGLVCAPLLEDRCEQLGLELMVGRNTALHATPFTVSIDLLKNGVTTGISASDRSKTILALIDPDTKPEELGKPGHIFPLKARKEGVLRRAGHTEAAVDLARLAGFEPAGVLVEILKEDGEMARLPELREVAKRWDLKLISVQDLIKYRLEKESLITREISVQLPTEWGDFDLYAYTQRSNGAQHLALVKGDLTPGEPVLVRVHSSCVTGDIFGSCRCDCGPQLHHAMQQIEKAGKGVLVYMNQEGRGIGLLNKLKAYKLQEQGRDTVEANIELGFGMDERDYGVGAQILRDLGISKMHLLTNNPRKRTGLIGYGLEIVDTVPIEIIPNEHNERYLTTKRDKLGHTILSKLRPA; translated from the coding sequence ATGCTTGATTCGATTGAAGATGCCATTGCCGACATCCGCGCCGGTAAAGTGGTTATTGTAGTAGATGATGAGGACCGCGAAAACGAAGGCGACTTTATCTGCGCCGCCCGCTGCGCCACCCCTGAAATTGTGAATTTCATGGCCACCCATGGCCGCGGCCTGGTGTGTGCCCCGTTGCTGGAAGACCGCTGCGAGCAGTTGGGCCTGGAGCTGATGGTGGGCCGCAACACGGCCCTGCACGCCACGCCCTTCACGGTTTCTATTGACCTGCTGAAGAACGGCGTAACCACCGGTATTTCTGCTTCCGACCGCAGCAAAACCATCCTGGCCCTCATCGACCCCGATACCAAGCCCGAGGAGCTGGGTAAACCCGGCCACATCTTCCCCCTCAAAGCCCGCAAGGAAGGCGTGCTACGCCGCGCCGGTCACACCGAGGCGGCCGTAGACCTGGCCCGGCTGGCCGGGTTTGAGCCCGCCGGCGTGTTGGTGGAAATTCTGAAGGAAGACGGCGAAATGGCCCGCCTGCCGGAACTTCGGGAAGTAGCCAAGCGCTGGGACCTGAAGCTGATTTCGGTACAGGACCTCATCAAGTATCGCCTGGAGAAAGAAAGCCTCATTACCCGCGAAATTTCTGTGCAGCTGCCTACCGAGTGGGGCGATTTTGACCTGTATGCCTACACCCAGCGCTCCAACGGTGCCCAGCACCTGGCCCTGGTGAAAGGCGACCTGACCCCCGGCGAGCCGGTGCTGGTGCGCGTGCACTCCAGCTGCGTTACCGGCGACATTTTCGGCTCCTGCCGCTGCGACTGCGGCCCCCAGCTGCACCATGCCATGCAGCAGATTGAAAAGGCCGGTAAAGGCGTTTTGGTGTATATGAATCAGGAGGGCCGCGGTATTGGCCTGCTCAACAAGCTGAAAGCTTACAAGCTGCAGGAGCAGGGCCGCGACACCGTGGAAGCCAACATTGAGCTGGGCTTTGGCATGGATGAGCGCGACTACGGCGTGGGTGCCCAAATTCTGCGCGACCTGGGCATCAGCAAAATGCACCTGCTCACCAACAACCCCCGCAAGCGCACCGGCCTCATCGGCTACGGCCTGGAAATAGTGGATACCGTGCCCATCGAAATTATTCCAAACGAGCACAACGAGCGGTACCTGACCACCAAGCGGGACAAGCTGGGCCACACCATTCTCAGTAAGCTGCGGCCGGCATAA
- the proC gene encoding pyrroline-5-carboxylate reductase, with translation MRIAIVGCGNMGLAFAKSFLHYNLVEPQDLLLIGRHAEHCQRLRQAHPSLPTGLLDAQVSTCNVVLIAIKPQDFGRMAGDLAAVLRPEQVVLSIMAGIPIARLQRELGHGQVLRAMPNTPALLGMGITGFSAAPEVERLRLHQIENLLNATGRAIFLEDESLLDAVTALSGSGPAYFYFLVKGMIEAGRQMGFSESVAALLVKQTMLGSYHLLNNSEKNLDELIADVASKGGTTEAALRRFAQGNLTETLIAGIQAARQRATELAAE, from the coding sequence CTGCGGATTGCTATTGTGGGGTGCGGCAATATGGGGCTGGCCTTCGCCAAGTCCTTTCTGCATTATAACCTGGTAGAGCCACAGGACCTGCTCCTGATTGGTCGCCATGCCGAGCACTGCCAGCGGCTGCGGCAGGCCCATCCCAGCTTGCCCACCGGCCTGCTCGATGCGCAGGTAAGCACCTGCAACGTAGTTCTGATTGCCATCAAGCCCCAGGATTTTGGCCGCATGGCCGGAGACCTGGCCGCTGTATTGCGGCCGGAACAGGTGGTGCTCTCCATCATGGCGGGTATCCCCATTGCCCGCCTGCAGCGGGAGCTGGGCCATGGCCAAGTGCTGCGCGCCATGCCCAACACGCCGGCGTTGCTGGGCATGGGCATCACGGGTTTCTCGGCGGCGCCGGAGGTGGAGCGGCTGCGCCTGCATCAGATAGAAAACCTTCTGAACGCTACCGGGCGCGCTATTTTTCTGGAAGATGAAAGCCTGCTGGATGCCGTGACGGCCCTGAGTGGCAGCGGCCCGGCTTACTTTTATTTCCTGGTGAAAGGCATGATTGAAGCGGGCCGGCAAATGGGCTTTTCGGAGTCGGTGGCAGCCCTGCTGGTAAAGCAGACCATGTTGGGGTCCTATCATTTGCTCAATAACTCAGAGAAAAACCTGGATGAGCTCATTGCGGATGTGGCCTCCAAAGGCGGCACCACCGAGGCTGCCCTGCGCCGCTTTGCCCAGGGAAACCTCACCGAAACCCTGATAGCCGGCATCCAGGCGGCCCGGCAGCGGGCCACGGAGCTGGCCGCCGAATAG
- a CDS encoding glycosyltransferase family 4 protein, whose product MRVLQLCPRVPFPPHDGGAIAMYDVAAGLARAGHEVTVLAINTPKHFQPAHVLEHLPGVRLQTVPVDTRLSPWKALRNLAFGQVPYNVERFISPAFTAALRELLRTERFDVVQIEGTFVAWYVEVVRAAAPTVPVVLRAHNLEHGIWQMLASRETNPAKRWYLGHLAAGLRRFEQAYLPRFDAIAAITEPDQRRLRELGCREPIVFIPAGVDLQRFRRNKAIHARPRTLFMISSLNWLPNQEGLDWFLTQVWPRITDRLPDLELHLAGKDMPERYQQMRLPRVVVHGFVDSAAEFMQQYELMLVPLLSGGGMRVKIIEGMALGKCILSTGVGSEGIYCQNNKDIILCDDPEEWVERIERYYHGDLCHDKMGEEAAATVQSLYDNHRIIEKFEELYRTLIPRPA is encoded by the coding sequence GTGCGTGTTCTGCAACTCTGTCCGCGTGTTCCGTTTCCGCCGCATGATGGTGGCGCTATTGCCATGTATGATGTGGCGGCGGGCCTGGCCCGCGCCGGCCACGAGGTAACCGTGCTGGCCATCAACACGCCCAAGCATTTTCAGCCCGCCCACGTGCTGGAGCACCTGCCCGGCGTGCGGCTCCAAACCGTTCCGGTAGATACCCGGCTCTCGCCCTGGAAAGCACTGCGCAACCTGGCTTTCGGCCAGGTGCCATATAACGTGGAGCGGTTTATCAGCCCGGCATTCACGGCGGCTTTGCGGGAGCTGCTGCGCACGGAGCGGTTTGATGTTGTTCAGATAGAAGGCACGTTTGTGGCCTGGTACGTGGAGGTGGTGCGGGCCGCGGCGCCCACGGTGCCCGTGGTGCTGCGGGCTCACAATCTGGAGCATGGCATCTGGCAAATGCTGGCCAGCCGGGAAACCAACCCGGCAAAGCGCTGGTATTTGGGCCACCTGGCGGCGGGTCTGCGCCGTTTTGAGCAGGCGTATCTGCCCCGGTTTGATGCCATTGCCGCCATTACGGAGCCCGACCAGCGCCGCCTGCGGGAGTTGGGCTGCCGGGAGCCGATTGTGTTTATTCCGGCCGGGGTTGATCTGCAGCGCTTCCGGCGCAATAAGGCCATTCATGCCCGGCCGCGCACCCTGTTCATGATCAGCTCCCTGAACTGGCTGCCCAATCAGGAAGGGCTGGACTGGTTTCTAACGCAGGTGTGGCCGCGCATCACGGACCGCCTGCCCGATCTGGAGCTGCACCTGGCGGGCAAAGACATGCCCGAACGCTACCAGCAGATGCGCCTGCCCCGGGTGGTAGTGCACGGTTTTGTAGACTCCGCCGCCGAGTTTATGCAGCAGTATGAGCTGATGCTGGTGCCCCTGCTTTCCGGGGGCGGCATGCGCGTCAAAATCATTGAAGGCATGGCGCTGGGCAAGTGTATTCTGAGTACTGGTGTGGGCTCCGAAGGCATTTACTGCCAGAACAACAAAGACATTATTCTCTGCGATGACCCGGAAGAATGGGTGGAGCGCATTGAGCGGTATTATCACGGAGATTTATGCCACGATAAGATGGGAGAGGAGGCCGCTGCCACGGTGCAAAGCCTCTACGACAACCACCGCATTATTGAGAAATTTGAGGAGCTGTACCGCACGCTAATCCCTCGGCCGGCATGA
- the dnaG gene encoding DNA primase, whose translation MARIPKETIDQILHHADIVEVVGDFVSLKRKGQNMWACCPFHHEKSPSFSVAPAKGLYKCFGCGKAGGVVQFIMDIEGTSYVEALKYLAKKYGIDVQEEEKTPEQQLAQNDKDSQFIVSNWAKDHYHKLLLHHEEGQSIGLSYLRQRGLNQNTIQTFELGYSLDLWDDLLKAAERDGYDKKYLEKTGLTIVKEDEQGKDTGRRYDRFRGRVMFPIHNVSGRVVGFGARTLKANDKTAKYLNSPESEIYHKSDVLYGLYQSRQAIRTEEQCYLVEGYLDVLSLHQGGIKNVVASSGTSLTEGQIRLIKRYSDNVTVLYDGDAAGIRASLRGIDMLLEGGLNVRVVLFPDGDDPDSYIRKVGDQRFKDHLENASQDFITFKTQLVAKEAAHDPVKKAEAIREVLQSIAKVPDPIKRQVFLQQTSNTFGIDEQVLITEYNKLVKNATQKASPSPGSAPSGLGQQPPAAAPRALSPEEEAEALMYGATPDELGGAATPGRDELEPIGDVLQTCEREIVRLLVLYAPQPLTEEVAVAQYLIAQLEETPLRTPLYADVLHWCQQEMEQGRWPEIRNLIQHSRSDIRALIGDLATEKHELSPNWTTHQIHVPRELDLIQQACDNAILRLKKEVVQRELNKLQLELRLAQDPAAVDRILENLMLYKRLDNELAAHLGTVIPRNIA comes from the coding sequence ATGGCCCGCATCCCCAAAGAAACCATTGACCAGATTCTGCACCACGCCGATATCGTAGAAGTCGTCGGCGACTTTGTTTCCCTGAAGCGGAAAGGGCAGAATATGTGGGCCTGCTGCCCGTTCCACCATGAAAAGTCGCCGAGCTTTTCGGTAGCGCCAGCCAAGGGCCTGTACAAGTGCTTTGGCTGCGGCAAGGCGGGGGGCGTGGTGCAGTTTATTATGGATATTGAGGGTACCAGCTACGTGGAGGCCCTGAAATACCTGGCCAAAAAGTACGGTATTGATGTTCAGGAGGAAGAAAAAACGCCCGAGCAGCAGCTGGCCCAGAACGACAAGGACTCCCAGTTCATCGTCTCCAACTGGGCTAAGGACCACTACCACAAGCTGCTGCTGCACCACGAGGAAGGCCAGAGCATTGGTCTGAGCTACCTGCGCCAGCGCGGCCTGAATCAGAACACCATTCAAACCTTCGAGCTGGGCTACTCCCTCGACCTCTGGGACGACCTGCTGAAAGCCGCCGAGCGGGACGGCTACGACAAGAAATACCTCGAGAAAACCGGCCTCACCATCGTTAAGGAAGACGAGCAGGGCAAAGACACCGGCCGCCGCTACGACCGGTTCCGGGGCCGCGTCATGTTCCCCATTCACAACGTATCGGGGCGCGTGGTGGGCTTTGGTGCGCGCACACTCAAGGCCAACGACAAAACGGCCAAGTACCTGAACTCGCCGGAGTCGGAAATCTACCATAAGTCCGATGTGCTCTACGGCCTGTACCAGAGCCGGCAGGCTATTCGCACCGAGGAGCAGTGCTACTTGGTGGAGGGCTACCTGGATGTGCTGAGCCTGCACCAGGGCGGCATCAAAAACGTGGTAGCCTCCTCGGGTACCTCGCTCACCGAAGGCCAAATCCGCCTGATTAAGCGCTATTCTGATAATGTAACGGTGCTGTATGACGGCGACGCGGCCGGCATTAGGGCCTCGCTGCGCGGAATTGATATGCTGCTGGAAGGCGGCCTGAACGTGCGCGTGGTGCTGTTCCCGGACGGCGACGACCCCGACAGCTACATCCGCAAAGTAGGCGACCAGCGCTTCAAGGACCACCTGGAAAACGCCAGTCAGGACTTCATCACCTTCAAAACCCAGCTGGTAGCCAAAGAAGCCGCCCACGACCCGGTAAAAAAGGCCGAAGCTATTCGGGAAGTGCTCCAAAGCATTGCCAAAGTGCCGGACCCCATTAAGCGGCAAGTGTTTTTGCAGCAAACCAGCAACACCTTCGGTATTGATGAGCAGGTGCTTATCACCGAGTATAACAAGCTGGTCAAGAATGCCACCCAGAAAGCCTCGCCTTCGCCGGGCAGCGCGCCCAGCGGGTTAGGTCAGCAGCCCCCGGCGGCCGCTCCACGCGCACTTTCACCGGAAGAAGAAGCCGAGGCGCTGATGTACGGCGCCACGCCCGACGAGCTGGGCGGCGCGGCCACACCCGGCCGCGACGAGCTGGAGCCCATTGGCGACGTGCTGCAAACCTGTGAGCGGGAAATTGTGCGCCTGCTGGTGCTTTACGCCCCCCAGCCCCTGACGGAGGAAGTGGCCGTGGCCCAGTACCTGATTGCCCAGCTGGAAGAAACGCCCCTGCGCACGCCGCTCTACGCCGATGTGCTCCACTGGTGCCAGCAGGAAATGGAGCAGGGCCGCTGGCCCGAGATACGCAACCTCATCCAGCACAGCCGCTCCGATATCCGCGCCCTCATTGGCGACCTGGCCACCGAGAAGCACGAGCTCAGCCCCAACTGGACTACCCACCAGATTCACGTACCGCGCGAGCTGGACCTCATTCAGCAGGCCTGCGACAACGCCATTCTGCGCCTGAAGAAAGAAGTAGTGCAGCGCGAGCTAAACAAGTTGCAGCTGGAGCTGCGCCTGGCCCAGGACCCCGCCGCCGTAGACCGGATTCTGGAAAACCTGATGCTGTATAAGCGCCTGGATAATGAGCTGGCCGCCCATTTGGGCACCGTTATACCACGCAATATTGCATAG
- a CDS encoding potassium channel family protein: MRLNQIQYSPLPPSVWKRANLSRFVIALGVTALSLCTGVSGFMYFGGYNVVDAFYMTMITVSTVGFGELHTMDQTGRLFVSLYIFFNLLVVAYLVSVLTTYIFDGELRNIFHMFKTDQEIRRFSGHVIVCGFGRNGSKAYHELRSNGARVVVIEQNQKLMRDRLEAGMGEVPAVFGDATSDETLLAAGIERAAALITALPKDSDNVFVALTARELNPKIKIIARASLKSSEAKLLRAGADSVVMPDEIGGSHMANLVVRPEVIRFLEMISGLGPDKLRLEELRYAGVRREFQGKSIRELDIRSRSGATVIGLKLSSGEFVVSPSADVRPAPGDVLLLLGTETQIKLLEQQFLP; the protein is encoded by the coding sequence GTGCGCTTAAATCAAATTCAGTATTCGCCGTTGCCGCCCTCCGTCTGGAAGCGGGCCAACCTGAGCCGGTTTGTAATTGCGCTGGGCGTTACGGCGCTTAGCCTGTGTACCGGCGTGAGCGGGTTCATGTATTTTGGCGGCTACAATGTGGTCGATGCCTTTTACATGACCATGATTACCGTGTCTACGGTGGGCTTTGGGGAGCTGCATACCATGGACCAGACCGGGCGCCTGTTTGTCTCGCTGTATATCTTTTTCAACCTGCTGGTGGTGGCCTACCTCGTGTCGGTACTCACTACTTATATTTTTGATGGCGAGCTGCGTAACATCTTCCATATGTTCAAAACTGACCAGGAAATCCGGCGTTTCAGCGGGCACGTAATTGTTTGCGGCTTCGGCCGCAACGGCAGCAAAGCCTACCACGAACTGCGCAGCAACGGCGCCCGCGTGGTGGTGATAGAGCAAAATCAGAAGCTGATGCGCGACCGGCTGGAGGCCGGCATGGGGGAGGTGCCCGCCGTGTTTGGCGATGCTACTTCCGATGAAACCCTGCTGGCGGCCGGCATTGAGCGCGCCGCCGCCCTCATTACGGCCCTGCCCAAAGACTCCGACAACGTGTTTGTGGCCCTCACGGCCCGCGAGCTGAACCCTAAAATCAAGATTATTGCCCGCGCCAGCCTGAAATCAAGCGAGGCCAAGCTGCTGCGCGCCGGCGCCGACTCCGTGGTGATGCCCGATGAAATAGGGGGCTCGCACATGGCCAACCTGGTGGTGCGCCCTGAGGTAATCCGGTTCTTGGAAATGATATCGGGCCTGGGGCCCGATAAGCTCCGTCTGGAGGAGTTGCGCTACGCCGGCGTGCGCCGGGAGTTTCAGGGCAAAAGCATCCGGGAGCTGGATATTCGCTCCCGCAGCGGGGCTACCGTTATCGGCCTGAAGCTCAGCTCCGGAGAGTTTGTGGTGAGCCCCAGCGCCGATGTGCGCCCCGCCCCTGGCGACGTACTGCTGCTGTTGGGTACCGAAACCCAGATTAAGCTGCTGGAGCAGCAGTTTCTGCCTTAA
- a CDS encoding peptidase domain-containing ABC transporter, with protein sequence MADQTEASLTPGQRMFRLLAAERRDITYLYIYAALAGLISLTLPLGVQSVIGFVSSGDVSTSLVVLISFIVVGTFLVGALQVMQLYLVEFIQQRLFARVSFDFAVRLPRVRTEALNGQYLPELMNRLLDTPTLQKGLATVLVEFSAAALQILFGLILLAFYHPIFIAFGVLLVLVLGLLLRLTSPKGLSTSLQESKYKYKVVAWLEDIARTAQTFRYPPREELAYNRTDELVGSYLTARQQHFRVLLTQYFGFVAFKTLITAALLIIGCWLLISKQLNIGQFVAAEIVIILIISAVEKVLIKLDVVYDALTSIDKIGQVLDLPVVPPRAGAEMPLPTGRCGLQLELQDLSYHYPGSRKATLQEVTLTLHAGEHLGLAGHDGSGKSTLLRVLAGQLLDFSGVVACDGLAMQDLSAATMGLHIGDNISHQNLFEGTVLENITLGQAGISPEDVAWSLELVGLREQVYSRLGGLQAPLGIGSPLADSFRQKLLLARALVRRPRLLLLDGFLPGVEPVERLRILTRVLAPEHCWTAVLASNELRELALCPRLAFMREGSLLADGPFAEMAKRPEFQTLLA encoded by the coding sequence ATGGCAGATCAAACTGAAGCGAGCCTGACGCCCGGCCAACGCATGTTCCGGTTGCTGGCCGCAGAACGCCGGGACATCACCTACCTGTATATCTATGCCGCGCTGGCCGGCCTCATCAGCCTCACCCTGCCGCTGGGGGTACAGTCCGTTATCGGGTTTGTGAGTAGTGGCGATGTCAGTACCTCCTTGGTGGTGCTCATCAGCTTTATTGTGGTGGGCACTTTTCTGGTGGGGGCGCTGCAGGTTATGCAGCTATATCTGGTGGAGTTTATCCAGCAGCGCCTGTTTGCGCGGGTAAGCTTCGACTTTGCCGTGCGCCTGCCCCGGGTGCGCACGGAGGCCCTGAACGGCCAGTACCTGCCCGAGCTGATGAACCGCCTGCTGGATACGCCTACCCTGCAAAAGGGCCTGGCTACGGTGCTGGTGGAGTTTTCCGCGGCCGCCCTGCAAATTCTGTTTGGGCTGATTCTGCTGGCGTTTTATCACCCCATTTTTATTGCCTTTGGCGTGCTGCTGGTTCTGGTGCTGGGGCTGCTCCTGCGCCTCACCAGCCCCAAAGGACTCAGCACGAGCCTGCAGGAATCAAAATACAAGTATAAAGTGGTGGCCTGGCTGGAAGATATTGCCCGGACGGCGCAAACCTTTCGGTACCCGCCCCGGGAGGAGCTGGCTTACAACCGCACCGATGAGCTGGTAGGCAGCTACCTCACGGCCCGGCAGCAGCATTTCCGGGTGCTGCTCACGCAATACTTCGGGTTTGTGGCTTTTAAAACGCTTATCACGGCGGCTCTGCTGATCATTGGTTGCTGGCTGCTGATTAGCAAGCAGCTGAACATTGGGCAGTTTGTGGCCGCCGAAATCGTGATAATCCTCATCATCTCGGCGGTGGAGAAGGTATTGATCAAGCTGGATGTAGTGTATGATGCCCTAACCTCCATTGATAAAATTGGCCAGGTGCTGGACCTGCCGGTGGTGCCGCCGCGGGCCGGCGCAGAAATGCCGCTGCCAACCGGGCGCTGTGGGCTGCAGCTGGAACTCCAGGACCTGAGCTACCACTACCCGGGTAGCCGCAAAGCAACCCTGCAGGAGGTAACGCTTACGTTGCACGCCGGCGAGCATCTGGGCCTGGCCGGCCACGATGGCAGCGGAAAAAGCACCTTACTGCGGGTACTGGCCGGGCAGCTCCTGGATTTTTCCGGCGTGGTGGCGTGTGATGGGCTGGCTATGCAGGACCTGTCGGCAGCTACCATGGGCCTGCACATTGGGGATAATATTTCGCACCAAAACCTGTTTGAGGGCACGGTGCTCGAGAATATAACCCTGGGTCAGGCGGGTATTTCCCCTGAGGATGTAGCCTGGAGCCTGGAGCTGGTAGGCCTGCGCGAGCAGGTGTACAGCCGGCTGGGCGGCCTGCAGGCACCCCTGGGCATTGGCAGCCCCCTGGCTGATAGCTTTCGCCAGAAGCTGCTGCTGGCCCGGGCGCTGGTGCGCCGCCCCCGCCTGCTGCTGCTCGATGGTTTTCTGCCCGGCGTGGAGCCCGTGGAGCGGCTGCGCATCCTGACGCGGGTGCTGGCCCCGGAGCATTGCTGGACCGCCGTGCTGGCCTCCAACGAGCTGCGCGAGCTGGCCCTGTGCCCGCGCCTGGCTTTTATGCGCGAGGGCTCCCTGTTGGCTGATGGACCCTTCGCGGAAATGGCGAAACGGCCAGAGTTTCAAACCTTGCTGGCTTAA